In one Micromonospora polyrhachis genomic region, the following are encoded:
- a CDS encoding antibiotic biosynthesis monooxygenase family protein, producing the protein MVLEVALIDVVPGQEEAFASAYAKGHEVLAGTPGCRSVRMTRGIESPTRFVLIVEWDSVAAHEQNFRATERFTTWRSLIGPYFAGPPVVEHFTDVPA; encoded by the coding sequence ATGGTGCTTGAAGTCGCTCTCATCGACGTGGTCCCTGGGCAGGAGGAGGCGTTCGCCTCGGCGTACGCCAAGGGGCACGAGGTACTCGCCGGCACTCCGGGCTGCCGATCGGTACGGATGACCCGGGGCATCGAGTCCCCCACCCGGTTCGTCCTGATCGTGGAGTGGGACTCGGTCGCGGCCCATGAGCAGAACTTCCGGGCCACCGAACGGTTCACCACCTGGCGCAGCCTGATCGGGCCCTACTTCGCCGGGCCACCGGTGGTCGAACACTTCACCGACGTACCCGCCTGA
- a CDS encoding TerC family protein, with protein MNVSVWVWVVTLVVLTAVLLVDLLIIGRRPHEPSIRESSLWVAFYVGLALLFGAGIWVTSGGTLAGEFYTGWLTEYSLSVDNLFVFVIIMGRFAVPRVYQQKVLLVGIVLALVMRGGFIAAGAALISKFSWVFYIFGAFLVYTAINFLRQGEPDEDDFKENLLIRWSRRALPLSRTFDGARLTTHENGRRVFTPMLVVMIAIGTTDLIFALDSIPAIFGITEEPYLVFTANVFALMGLRQLYFLLGGLLDRLVYLNIGLAAVLGFIGVKLVLEALADNSLPFINGGENVTWAPHIPIWLSLTVILGALGVATIASLIKSSRDRRREAAGISS; from the coding sequence TTGAACGTGTCCGTATGGGTGTGGGTCGTTACCCTTGTCGTCCTGACGGCAGTGCTGCTCGTCGACCTATTGATCATTGGCCGTCGGCCGCACGAGCCCAGCATTCGCGAATCGAGCCTCTGGGTCGCCTTCTACGTCGGTCTCGCCCTGCTGTTCGGAGCCGGCATCTGGGTCACTTCGGGCGGGACGCTGGCCGGGGAGTTCTACACCGGTTGGCTTACCGAATACAGCCTGTCGGTGGACAACCTCTTCGTCTTCGTGATCATCATGGGGCGGTTCGCGGTGCCTCGGGTGTACCAGCAGAAGGTGCTGCTGGTCGGCATCGTGCTGGCCCTGGTCATGCGTGGTGGCTTCATCGCGGCCGGAGCCGCCCTGATCTCCAAGTTCTCCTGGGTGTTCTACATCTTCGGCGCGTTCCTGGTCTACACGGCGATCAACTTCCTCCGTCAGGGCGAGCCGGATGAGGACGACTTCAAGGAGAACCTGCTCATCCGGTGGAGCCGGCGGGCGTTGCCGCTGTCCCGCACCTTCGACGGTGCCCGGCTGACCACCCACGAGAACGGCCGGCGGGTCTTCACCCCGATGCTGGTCGTCATGATCGCGATCGGTACGACCGACCTCATCTTCGCCCTCGACTCGATCCCGGCGATCTTCGGCATCACCGAGGAGCCGTACCTCGTCTTCACCGCCAACGTCTTCGCGCTGATGGGGCTGCGGCAGCTGTACTTCCTGCTCGGCGGGCTGCTCGACCGGCTGGTCTACCTCAACATCGGACTCGCGGCGGTGCTCGGTTTCATCGGGGTCAAGCTGGTGCTGGAGGCGTTGGCCGACAACAGCCTGCCGTTCATCAACGGTGGCGAGAACGTGACCTGGGCACCGCACATCCCGATCTGGCTCTCCCTGACCGTGATCCTCGGTGCTCTGGGGGTTGCCACCATCGCCAGCCTCATCAAGTCGTCCCGGGACCGACGACGCGAGGCTGCCGGGATCAGTTCCTGA
- a CDS encoding C40 family peptidase, whose protein sequence is MPNDARAAVPQVGREALVRASVATLWTRPEAVRSIDGPVTGIRPDVPGWIAAMDPDQRVGDCVLSQLLLGERVHVEEIRPDGWARVVAAEQSADRLDPRGYPGWLPLEQLTTHDPTPADYAALVVDADATGLHAAPDGDLLLDNAILGTRLASAGAPRQGWQPVHVSGHDQPLWGRAEHLVPVPSQPSVATDMLAVASRMMGVPYVWGGLSPYGVDCSGLVTLAYRRLGVRLPRDARDQAQSTTALPDGAERPGDLYFFARPGRPIHHIGVVTAAPGADGERRMLHACYRQRRVLEEALPADRVATLVGAHRV, encoded by the coding sequence GTGCCGAACGACGCGAGGGCCGCAGTGCCACAGGTGGGCCGGGAAGCCCTTGTCCGGGCCAGCGTCGCGACACTGTGGACCCGACCGGAGGCCGTACGGTCGATCGACGGACCGGTAACCGGCATCCGTCCGGACGTACCCGGCTGGATCGCCGCGATGGACCCCGACCAACGGGTCGGCGACTGCGTGCTGAGTCAACTGCTACTCGGTGAACGGGTGCACGTCGAGGAGATCCGGCCCGACGGCTGGGCCCGGGTGGTCGCCGCCGAACAATCCGCCGACCGTCTGGACCCCCGCGGCTACCCGGGCTGGCTGCCGCTCGAGCAACTCACCACCCACGACCCGACCCCCGCCGACTACGCGGCGCTGGTGGTCGACGCCGACGCCACCGGCCTGCACGCCGCACCCGACGGCGACCTGCTCCTCGACAACGCCATCCTGGGTACCCGGCTCGCCTCGGCCGGGGCACCCCGGCAGGGCTGGCAACCGGTGCACGTATCCGGTCACGACCAACCCCTCTGGGGCAGGGCGGAGCATCTCGTGCCGGTGCCGTCCCAGCCGTCCGTCGCCACCGACATGCTCGCCGTGGCCAGCCGCATGATGGGCGTCCCCTACGTCTGGGGCGGGTTGTCCCCGTACGGCGTCGACTGTTCCGGGCTGGTCACCCTGGCCTACCGCCGGCTCGGCGTACGACTGCCGCGGGACGCCCGCGACCAGGCCCAGTCGACCACCGCCCTACCGGATGGTGCCGAGCGGCCCGGGGATCTGTACTTCTTCGCCCGGCCGGGCCGGCCGATCCACCACATCGGGGTGGTCACCGCCGCTCCCGGTGCCGATGGTGAGCGGCGCATGCTGCACGCCTGCTACCGACAGCGGCGGGTGCTGGAGGAGGCGCTGCCGGCCGACCGGGTCGCGACTCTGGTCGGGGCGCACCGGGTCTGA
- a CDS encoding mandelate racemase/muconate lactonizing enzyme family protein, translated as MTIASVRTHHLSAPLHTPFVTALRRTTTVETLAVEITDSDGRSGFGEAPQVWQVTGASVGGADACVTEMLGPLLVGRDPDDLVARCDEVRRAVAGNEAAKAAVDIALHDLAARRLGVPLVRLLGGTSRRVPTDVTLAAGDAVDLAAKAQQRTSEGFTVLKLKVGADPAGDLARVRAVRAAIGAEPKIRLDANQGWTPREAVRIIRGIEEAGLDVELVEQPVPHWDIEGLAWVTDRVDIPILADESVLGVRDLVEVIRRRAADMVNVKLAKCGGLGPARTLLELATAHGLGTIVGSMMESQIGVGAAASLVAAYGTSAVSDLDAAWWIASSPVQGGMRYDGATVVLPDSPGLGITGLPEKNIRVNG; from the coding sequence ATGACGATCGCCTCGGTACGCACCCACCACCTGTCCGCCCCCTTACACACTCCGTTCGTCACGGCGCTCCGGCGGACCACGACGGTGGAGACGCTGGCGGTGGAGATCACTGACAGCGACGGCCGGTCGGGGTTCGGCGAGGCACCGCAGGTCTGGCAGGTGACCGGCGCGTCGGTGGGCGGGGCGGACGCCTGCGTCACCGAGATGCTCGGTCCGCTGCTGGTCGGCCGCGACCCCGACGACCTGGTGGCCCGGTGCGACGAGGTACGACGTGCGGTGGCCGGCAACGAGGCGGCCAAGGCGGCCGTCGACATCGCCCTGCACGACCTGGCCGCGCGGCGGCTCGGCGTACCCCTGGTACGGCTGCTCGGCGGCACCAGCAGGCGGGTGCCCACGGACGTGACGTTGGCGGCGGGCGACGCCGTCGACCTGGCCGCGAAGGCACAGCAGCGGACCAGCGAGGGGTTCACCGTACTGAAACTCAAGGTGGGTGCCGATCCGGCCGGGGACCTGGCCCGGGTACGCGCCGTCCGGGCGGCGATCGGTGCCGAGCCGAAGATCCGGCTCGACGCCAACCAGGGCTGGACGCCCCGCGAGGCGGTACGCATCATCCGGGGTATCGAGGAGGCGGGACTCGACGTCGAGCTGGTCGAGCAGCCGGTGCCGCATTGGGACATCGAGGGACTGGCCTGGGTCACCGACCGGGTGGATATCCCGATCCTGGCCGACGAGTCGGTCCTGGGCGTCCGTGACCTGGTCGAGGTGATCCGCCGCCGGGCCGCCGACATGGTCAACGTGAAGCTGGCCAAGTGTGGCGGGCTGGGGCCGGCCCGCACCCTGCTGGAGCTGGCCACCGCACACGGCCTGGGCACCATCGTCGGTTCGATGATGGAGAGCCAGATCGGGGTGGGAGCGGCGGCGAGCCTGGTGGCGGCCTACGGCACCAGCGCCGTCTCCGACCTGGACGCCGCCTGGTGGATCGCCAGTTCTCCGGTTCAGGGTGGGATGCGCTACGACGGGGCGACGGTGGTCCTGCCGGACAGTCCCGGACTGGGAATCACCGGCCTGCCTGAAAAGAACATTCGGGTTAACGGTTGA
- a CDS encoding lysoplasmalogenase, which produces MLRSRAILIVFALVSAVNLIAVGIRNDALEWATKPLLMPLLGIWLWLATRERNGRPSRLVLTGLALSTGGDIALLSPGTGWFLTGMSLFLGAQLCYLTAFLRAPARSGPGRASTALRRPPLVAVPLGYAVLGTAALAWLWPGLTEQGVAIPVTVYATALASMATSAAALGWRMGLGGAFFLVSDLMIAVGVADAATLPGPPIWVMTTYLIAQTLLMTGWAARPTRRPATA; this is translated from the coding sequence ATGCTGCGTAGCCGCGCCATCCTCATCGTGTTCGCCCTGGTGTCGGCCGTGAACCTGATCGCGGTGGGAATCCGGAACGACGCCCTGGAATGGGCAACCAAACCGCTGCTGATGCCGTTGCTCGGGATCTGGCTGTGGCTCGCCACCCGGGAAAGGAACGGCCGGCCGAGCCGACTCGTGCTGACCGGTCTGGCCCTCTCCACCGGCGGGGACATCGCCCTGCTCTCCCCCGGCACCGGCTGGTTCCTGACCGGCATGTCGCTCTTCCTCGGAGCGCAACTCTGCTACCTCACCGCATTCCTACGGGCCCCAGCCCGCTCCGGACCCGGTCGAGCCAGCACGGCCCTGCGCCGCCCGCCGCTGGTCGCCGTCCCCCTCGGGTACGCCGTCCTGGGTACCGCCGCGCTCGCCTGGCTGTGGCCCGGCCTGACCGAACAGGGTGTGGCGATACCGGTCACGGTGTACGCGACCGCGCTGGCCAGCATGGCCACCAGCGCGGCGGCGCTCGGCTGGCGGATGGGCCTCGGTGGAGCGTTCTTCCTCGTCTCCGACCTGATGATCGCGGTCGGGGTGGCCGACGCCGCCACCCTGCCCGGCCCGCCCATCTGGGTGATGACCACCTACCTGATCGCGCAGACCCTGCTGATGACCGGTTGGGCGGCCCGCCCGACCCGCCGCCCCGCCACCGCCTGA
- a CDS encoding serine hydrolase, with the protein MIWNDLDADLAGTPGTISVYVGRLDTAPTYTRLPDATHYAASTMKVAVLAALYRAAEAGELDLDTRVPVRNDFASAVPDTPRFGCDRNDDNDEPVWDRLDGTATLRWLASRMIVKSSNLATNIVLAHVGLPAVADVWARANTRHSVTGRGIEDFAARQAGITNLVTAADLAALLGAIARGADTPGPIAAPATCSAMLDVLFAQEHRDDLALGLPPETRIAHKGGWVPGVRHGAGIVFPDDAPPYAIVVCTTTDLADGGPTGESADDAACRLIARISALAWTARHDLAPVG; encoded by the coding sequence ATGATCTGGAATGATCTCGACGCCGACCTGGCCGGCACCCCCGGCACGATCTCCGTGTACGTGGGCCGGCTGGACACCGCACCGACCTACACCCGGCTGCCCGACGCCACCCACTATGCCGCCAGCACCATGAAGGTGGCGGTACTCGCCGCCCTGTACCGGGCCGCCGAGGCCGGCGAACTGGACCTGGACACCCGGGTGCCGGTCCGCAACGACTTCGCGTCGGCGGTGCCCGACACCCCCCGGTTCGGTTGTGACCGCAACGACGACAACGACGAACCGGTCTGGGACCGGCTCGACGGTACCGCCACCCTCCGCTGGCTGGCCAGCCGCATGATCGTCAAGTCCAGCAACCTGGCCACCAACATCGTCCTGGCCCACGTCGGCCTCCCCGCCGTCGCCGACGTCTGGGCCCGGGCCAACACCCGACACAGCGTCACCGGCCGGGGCATCGAGGACTTCGCCGCCCGCCAGGCCGGAATCACCAACCTGGTCACCGCCGCCGACCTGGCCGCCCTACTCGGTGCCATCGCCCGAGGTGCCGACACCCCCGGACCGATCGCCGCCCCCGCCACCTGCTCGGCCATGCTCGACGTGCTGTTCGCCCAGGAACACCGCGACGACCTGGCCCTCGGCCTACCGCCGGAGACCCGCATCGCCCACAAGGGCGGCTGGGTGCCCGGCGTACGCCACGGCGCCGGCATCGTCTTCCCCGACGACGCACCGCCGTACGCGATCGTCGTCTGCACCACCACCGACCTCGCCGACGGCGGCCCGACCGGCGAAAGCGCGGACGACGCGGCCTGCCGCCTGATCGCCCGGATCTCGGCGCTGGCCTGGACTGCCCGGCACGACCTGGCCCCGGTCGGATGA
- the typA gene encoding translational GTPase TypA, which yields MQTRADLRNVAIIAHVDHGKTTLVDAMLRQAGAFSARAEMADRVMDSMDLEREKGITILAKNTGVRYVPADGSDPVTINIIDTPGHADFGGEVERGLTMVDGVVLLVDSSEGPLPQTRFVLRKALRARLPIILVINKVDRPDARIKEVVDDTYELFLDLDADEEQIDFPIIYACARDGIASLTQPADGTIPEDSTSLEPLFRTLLGTIPPPAYDETHPLQAHVTNLDASPFLGRLALCRVRQGTIRKGETVAWCRTDGTTQRVRISELLMTEGLERKPAESAGPGDIIAVAGIPDIMIGETLADAENPVPLPLITVDEPAISMTIGTNTSPLVGRVKGAKVTARMVKDRLDKELIGNVSLRVLPTERPDAWEVQGRGELALAILVEQMRRESYELTVGKPQVVTREIDGKTCEPVERLTIDSPEEYLGAITQLLATRKGRMEQLVNHGTGWIRMEWLVPARGLIGFRTEFLTDTRGTGILHHVFESYEPWFGELRTRNNGSLVADRSGVVTPFAMMNLQERGTLFVEPTTEVYEGMIVGENSRSDDMDVNITKEKKLTNMRSSTSDETEKLIPPRKLSLEQALEFCREDECVEVTPVAVRIRKVILDQTTRGRAAARRKHTN from the coding sequence ATGCAGACCCGCGCCGACCTTCGTAACGTCGCCATTATCGCCCACGTCGACCACGGCAAGACAACCCTGGTCGACGCCATGCTGCGACAGGCCGGCGCGTTCAGCGCCCGCGCCGAGATGGCCGACCGGGTGATGGACTCCATGGACCTGGAACGGGAAAAGGGCATCACCATCCTGGCCAAGAACACCGGCGTGCGCTACGTGCCGGCGGACGGCTCCGACCCGGTCACCATCAACATCATCGACACCCCCGGTCACGCCGACTTCGGCGGCGAGGTGGAACGCGGCCTGACCATGGTCGACGGCGTGGTGCTGCTGGTCGACTCCAGCGAGGGCCCGCTGCCGCAGACCCGGTTCGTGCTGCGCAAGGCGCTGCGGGCCCGGCTGCCCATCATCCTCGTCATCAACAAGGTGGACCGGCCGGACGCCCGGATCAAGGAAGTCGTCGACGACACCTACGAACTCTTCCTCGACCTCGACGCCGACGAGGAGCAGATCGACTTCCCGATCATCTACGCCTGCGCCCGGGACGGCATCGCCTCGCTGACCCAGCCCGCCGACGGCACCATCCCCGAGGACAGCACCTCGCTCGAACCGCTGTTCCGCACCCTGCTGGGGACCATCCCGCCGCCGGCCTACGACGAGACCCACCCGCTACAGGCACACGTCACCAACCTCGACGCCTCCCCGTTCCTCGGCCGGCTCGCCCTGTGCCGGGTCCGGCAGGGCACCATCCGCAAGGGCGAGACGGTGGCCTGGTGCCGTACCGACGGCACCACCCAACGAGTCCGCATCTCCGAGCTGCTGATGACCGAGGGGCTGGAGCGCAAGCCCGCCGAGAGCGCCGGCCCGGGCGACATCATCGCCGTCGCCGGTATCCCCGACATCATGATCGGCGAGACCCTGGCCGACGCGGAGAACCCCGTCCCGCTGCCGCTGATCACCGTCGACGAGCCGGCCATCTCGATGACCATCGGCACCAACACCTCGCCGCTGGTCGGCCGGGTCAAGGGCGCCAAGGTCACCGCCCGCATGGTCAAGGACCGCCTCGACAAGGAGCTGATCGGAAACGTCTCCCTGCGGGTCCTGCCCACCGAGCGCCCCGACGCCTGGGAGGTGCAGGGTCGCGGTGAACTGGCCCTGGCCATCCTGGTCGAGCAGATGCGCCGCGAGTCCTACGAGCTGACCGTCGGCAAGCCCCAGGTGGTGACCCGGGAAATCGACGGAAAGACCTGCGAGCCGGTAGAACGCCTCACCATCGACTCGCCGGAGGAGTACCTCGGCGCGATCACCCAGTTGCTCGCCACCCGCAAGGGCCGGATGGAGCAGTTGGTCAACCACGGCACCGGCTGGATCCGGATGGAGTGGCTCGTGCCGGCCCGCGGCCTGATCGGCTTCCGTACCGAGTTCCTGACCGACACCCGGGGCACCGGCATCCTGCACCACGTCTTCGAGTCCTACGAGCCGTGGTTCGGCGAGCTGCGTACCCGCAACAACGGCTCGCTGGTGGCCGACCGGTCCGGCGTGGTCACCCCGTTCGCGATGATGAACCTCCAGGAACGCGGCACGCTCTTCGTCGAGCCCACCACCGAGGTCTACGAGGGCATGATCGTCGGGGAGAACTCCCGCTCCGACGACATGGACGTCAACATCACCAAGGAGAAGAAGCTCACCAACATGCGCTCCTCCACCAGCGACGAGACGGAGAAGCTGATCCCGCCGCGCAAGCTCTCCCTGGAGCAGGCGCTGGAGTTCTGCCGCGAGGACGAATGCGTCGAGGTGACCCCGGTCGCCGTCCGGATTCGCAAGGTCATCCTCGACCAGACCACGCGCGGCCGGGCCGCCGCCCGCCGCAAGCACACCAACTGA
- a CDS encoding VTT domain-containing protein, translating into MHDLLTLLRELPAPVVYLLAAIVVMAETAVIVGLLLPGEATLLLVGFLAYTGTLRLAPVLIVTVVAAAAGDALAFRSGRRHGPRLRASGWGVRIGEARWRRADAMLERLGGRGVFGARWVAFARTLVPRLAGGAGMPYRRFVLWNLAGVVTWVGGSVLAGYLAGGSYETVSRVLGDATGAVLGLIATIVVIALVGRWLGRNPDPVRALLARAGGLPPLRWVTRRYGVLFFLLSMRIGPGWALLINLVAGLALLFAIGLTLAWLLGVVVRHSGLSVVDGAVAGWFAGRRTEGVVDVTVDVISVLRGPFLIVVVALVAVVLGWRTRAWRGDLVSVVGTVGAFVPLVLLAVVADLAQPDLPPPSDLAATPDGTTPSEPPSAGVSSPVTLFPTQNAVVTASLCTLAWLLTRRAHWPVAVAVWTVATVGVVTISGARLYLGWSSASETVTSVLLGVLWTAVFMVAWATRDRAVGGDDGPARPDVDLRQVQR; encoded by the coding sequence GTGCATGACCTGTTGACGCTGTTGCGGGAGCTACCGGCCCCGGTCGTCTATCTGCTCGCCGCGATCGTCGTCATGGCCGAGACCGCCGTGATCGTCGGGTTGTTGCTGCCGGGGGAGGCCACCCTGCTGCTGGTCGGCTTCCTCGCCTACACCGGCACGCTGCGGCTGGCCCCGGTACTGATCGTGACGGTCGTCGCGGCAGCGGCCGGGGACGCGTTGGCGTTCCGTAGCGGCCGTCGTCATGGCCCCCGGCTGCGCGCCAGCGGCTGGGGGGTCCGCATCGGCGAGGCCCGCTGGCGACGGGCGGACGCGATGCTGGAACGGCTGGGTGGACGTGGGGTGTTCGGTGCCCGGTGGGTGGCCTTCGCCCGGACCCTGGTGCCCCGGCTGGCTGGCGGGGCTGGCATGCCGTACCGGCGGTTCGTGCTGTGGAACCTGGCCGGCGTGGTGACCTGGGTCGGGGGCTCGGTGCTGGCCGGCTATCTGGCCGGGGGCTCCTACGAGACGGTGTCCCGGGTCCTGGGGGACGCGACCGGGGCGGTGCTGGGGCTGATCGCCACGATCGTGGTGATCGCGCTGGTCGGTCGGTGGTTGGGGCGTAACCCCGATCCGGTACGGGCGCTGCTGGCCCGGGCCGGTGGGTTGCCCCCGCTGCGCTGGGTCACCCGCCGTTACGGGGTGCTGTTCTTCCTGCTCTCCATGCGGATCGGTCCCGGCTGGGCGTTGCTGATCAACCTGGTTGCCGGCCTGGCCCTGTTGTTCGCGATCGGGCTGACCCTGGCCTGGCTGCTCGGTGTGGTGGTGCGGCACAGCGGACTGTCGGTGGTCGACGGCGCGGTAGCCGGTTGGTTCGCCGGTCGGCGGACCGAGGGCGTGGTCGATGTCACGGTAGACGTGATCAGCGTGCTGCGCGGCCCGTTCCTGATCGTCGTGGTGGCCCTGGTCGCGGTGGTGCTCGGCTGGCGTACCCGGGCCTGGCGCGGTGACCTGGTCAGCGTGGTGGGTACGGTCGGGGCGTTCGTGCCGTTGGTGTTGCTCGCCGTCGTGGCCGACCTGGCCCAGCCGGATCTGCCTCCCCCATCCGACCTGGCCGCCACGCCGGATGGGACGACGCCGAGCGAGCCGCCATCCGCCGGAGTGTCGTCCCCGGTGACGCTCTTCCCCACCCAGAACGCCGTGGTCACCGCCAGTCTCTGCACGTTGGCCTGGCTGCTGACCCGGCGGGCCCACTGGCCGGTCGCCGTGGCGGTGTGGACCGTCGCCACGGTCGGGGTGGTGACCATCAGCGGGGCCCGGCTCTACCTCGGCTGGAGTTCGGCCAGTGAGACGGTCACCTCGGTGCTGCTCGGGGTGCTTTGGACAGCCGTGTTCATGGTCGCCTGGGCGACCCGGGACCGGGCCGTCGGCGGGGACGACGGCCCCGCCCGTCCCGACGTCGACCTCCGTCAGGTCCAACGGTGA
- a CDS encoding CocE/NonD family hydrolase: MITRLVVGVAGRLLRLPRARTQRVTVTRNIRVRVRDGVPLLTDHYAPDLPTHDAPDLPAAPTVLIRTPYGRGGPIRLLARLFAAHGFHVVVQSCRGTFGSGGTFEPLAHERADGLDTVDWLRRQPWYAGRFGMFGASYQGFTQWAVAAHVGDDLRAMVAVVTTAATRDSTYAGGAFSLDTVLTWAELIEAQTVSWLARQLELKRGQPRLLAGLAHLPLAEADRIATGGTIRFFQEWLRHHTPGANYWQSRVFDAHLDRVRAPVAMVTGWHDIFLPAQLADYAALRAAGGRPYLTIGPWTHGGPRLLGASVREGLLWLRAHLAGEHSGLRAAPVRIHVGGAGGGWRDLPAWPPPAARTAWHLHPGGGLATRAPRPSRADGFWYDPSDPTPSLGGPLLVAQRAGRVDNRPVERRPDVLTYTSAPLAEPLEVIGPVTAEVHLRSALSYLDVFLRLCEVDRRGRSWNVCDGLVRVSPDRFPAEGDVVRVPVSMWPVAYRFARGHRLRLQVCGGAHPRYARNPGTGEPLGTAVALRAGYREVLHDPAHPSAVFLPVHYHS, from the coding sequence GTGATCACTCGGCTGGTGGTGGGGGTCGCCGGGCGGCTGCTGCGGTTACCCCGGGCCCGTACCCAGCGGGTGACGGTGACCCGGAACATCCGGGTCCGGGTCCGGGACGGTGTGCCGCTGCTCACCGACCACTACGCCCCCGACCTGCCGACCCATGACGCCCCCGACCTGCCGGCCGCGCCGACCGTCCTGATCCGCACCCCGTACGGGCGGGGCGGGCCGATCCGGCTGCTCGCCCGGCTCTTCGCCGCGCACGGTTTCCACGTGGTGGTGCAGTCCTGCCGGGGCACGTTCGGCTCCGGCGGCACCTTCGAGCCACTGGCGCACGAGCGCGCCGACGGGCTGGACACCGTCGACTGGTTACGGCGGCAACCCTGGTACGCCGGCCGGTTCGGCATGTTCGGGGCGAGTTACCAGGGGTTCACCCAGTGGGCGGTGGCCGCGCACGTCGGCGACGACCTGCGGGCCATGGTGGCGGTGGTGACCACCGCGGCGACCCGGGACTCCACCTACGCGGGTGGCGCGTTCTCCCTGGACACCGTGCTCACCTGGGCCGAGCTGATCGAGGCGCAGACCGTGTCGTGGCTGGCCCGGCAGCTCGAACTCAAACGGGGCCAGCCCCGTTTGCTGGCCGGCCTGGCCCACCTGCCGTTGGCCGAGGCCGACCGGATCGCCACCGGCGGCACCATCCGGTTCTTCCAGGAGTGGCTGCGCCACCACACGCCCGGGGCCAACTACTGGCAGTCCCGGGTCTTCGATGCGCACCTCGACCGGGTACGCGCCCCGGTGGCGATGGTGACCGGTTGGCACGACATCTTCCTTCCCGCCCAACTGGCCGACTACGCGGCGCTGCGGGCGGCGGGCGGGCGGCCGTACCTGACCATCGGGCCGTGGACCCACGGCGGGCCACGGCTGCTCGGCGCGTCGGTGCGGGAGGGGTTGCTCTGGCTGCGGGCACACCTGGCCGGCGAGCACAGTGGGCTACGCGCCGCGCCGGTACGCATCCACGTCGGTGGTGCCGGCGGTGGCTGGCGCGACCTGCCGGCGTGGCCACCCCCGGCGGCGCGTACCGCCTGGCATCTGCACCCCGGCGGCGGGCTCGCCACCCGCGCGCCACGTCCGTCCAGAGCGGACGGATTCTGGTACGACCCGAGCGACCCGACGCCGTCGCTCGGTGGCCCGCTGCTGGTGGCGCAGCGGGCCGGGCGGGTCGACAACCGGCCGGTGGAGCGCCGCCCGGACGTGCTCACCTACACCAGCGCCCCGCTGGCCGAGCCGTTGGAGGTGATCGGCCCGGTGACCGCCGAGGTGCACCTGCGCAGCGCACTGTCGTATCTGGACGTGTTCCTGCGCCTGTGCGAGGTGGATCGGCGGGGTCGGTCGTGGAACGTCTGCGACGGTCTGGTCCGGGTGAGCCCGGACCGGTTTCCGGCCGAGGGTGACGTGGTGCGGGTGCCGGTGTCGATGTGGCCGGTGGCGTACCGGTTCGCCCGCGGGCACCGACTCCGGCTTCAGGTCTGCGGCGGGGCGCATCCCCGGTACGCCCGCAACCCCGGCACCGGGGAGCCACTCGGTACGGCGGTAGCGCTGCGGGCCGGCTACCGGGAGGTCCTGCACGACCCGGCGCACCCGTCCGCAGTGTTCCTACCAGTCCACTACCACTCGTAG